From the Alloalcanivorax dieselolei B5 genome, one window contains:
- the cynS gene encoding cyanase: protein MIEQRNEIPHLILAAKVRKGLSWSTIADALGQSKEWATAACLGQMALDANQARTVAELFELPEDAAAWLRTVPHKAADNLASDPLVYRLYEVIHVYGGAMKELIHEEFGDGIMSAIDFDMDIQRQDDPKGDRVRIVMTGKFLPYKRY, encoded by the coding sequence ATGATTGAACAACGCAACGAAATCCCCCACCTGATCCTCGCCGCCAAAGTGCGTAAAGGGCTGAGCTGGAGCACCATCGCCGACGCCCTCGGCCAAAGTAAGGAATGGGCCACCGCCGCCTGCCTCGGCCAGATGGCACTGGACGCGAACCAGGCCAGAACCGTGGCGGAACTGTTCGAACTGCCCGAGGACGCCGCCGCCTGGCTGCGGACCGTTCCGCACAAAGCCGCCGATAACCTGGCCAGCGACCCTCTGGTTTACCGCCTCTATGAGGTCATTCATGTCTACGGCGGCGCCATGAAGGAACTGATCCATGAGGAATTCGGCGACGGCATCATGAGCGCCATCGATTTCGACATGGACATCCAGCGTCAGGACGATCCCAAGGGCGACCGCGTCCGCATCGTCATGACCGGTAAATTCCTGCCCTACAAACGTTACTGA
- a CDS encoding TonB-dependent receptor domain-containing protein, with protein MGALPRAVLAGTATLVAHHALAEEQSPHVLEAVTVVSAAGFEQHIADAPASISVIDREQLETKSYTDVTDALKDIPGVTVTGGGSRQDISLRGMSPKYTMILVDGRRLSGREATANGNDSGLEQNYLPPLRAIERIEVIRGPMSSLYGSEAMGGVINIITRKVPEHWLGSFGAEATLQDNAKSGNARQSDLYLAGPLLKDKLGLQVNGQVRHRDEDEILEGFEEQKVRGGGAKLVFTPDQSNEIGLSYQETRQERNGSPGKYYEEGSEPSNRRFDKEVAALTHNGNFGNWSTDAYIQNEKTENPDRVGELRNGITLETLTANTQATYFADRHIITAGAQYKDEDLTDYATNRLPTSSTTEISRWQYAVFLEDEWRLTNDLSLTGGLRFNQDENFGDHVSPRLYAVYHLNPALTLKGGVSTGYRQPSLREAADDWGSITGGGGYPAGHPRAIIKGNPDLDPETSINYEMGLALDLPSGFATSVMLFQTDFKDKITEYRECDNGGDRNDPSTWSCDYEGQTYMFVSDRINVDEAQMQGVEATLAWHLTATVLLNASYTFTDSEQKTGEFKGEPLNKIPRHMINAGVDWQTTDRLQSWVRVNHRSRTSDYQSRTSMADGTPGYSMVDLGLNYRASEHLTLKAGVYNVGDRRVTDADYEMVLDGRRYTAGLVVDF; from the coding sequence ATGGGGGCGCTTCCCCGCGCCGTTCTGGCCGGCACCGCCACCCTTGTCGCCCATCACGCCCTCGCCGAGGAACAAAGCCCCCATGTGCTGGAAGCCGTGACGGTGGTGTCCGCCGCCGGCTTCGAGCAGCACATCGCCGACGCCCCGGCCTCGATCTCGGTGATCGACCGGGAGCAATTGGAAACCAAGAGTTACACCGATGTCACCGATGCCTTGAAGGACATCCCCGGTGTCACCGTCACCGGCGGCGGTTCTCGGCAGGACATCAGCCTGCGCGGTATGTCGCCGAAGTACACCATGATTCTTGTGGACGGCCGCCGGCTGTCCGGCCGCGAGGCTACCGCCAACGGCAATGACAGTGGTCTGGAGCAGAACTATCTGCCGCCGTTGCGCGCCATCGAACGCATCGAGGTGATTCGCGGGCCGATGTCCTCCCTCTATGGTTCCGAGGCCATGGGCGGGGTGATCAATATCATTACCCGAAAAGTACCGGAACACTGGCTCGGTTCCTTCGGCGCGGAGGCCACCCTGCAGGACAATGCCAAGTCCGGTAATGCCCGTCAGTCCGATCTGTATCTCGCCGGCCCGTTACTGAAGGACAAACTTGGCCTGCAGGTGAACGGCCAGGTTCGTCACCGTGACGAAGATGAAATCCTGGAAGGTTTCGAGGAACAGAAAGTGCGCGGCGGTGGCGCCAAGCTGGTATTCACTCCGGATCAAAGCAACGAGATCGGACTGTCCTATCAGGAAACCCGCCAGGAGCGTAACGGCTCACCGGGTAAGTACTACGAAGAAGGTTCGGAGCCCTCCAATCGTCGTTTCGACAAAGAGGTGGCGGCGCTCACTCACAACGGCAACTTCGGTAACTGGAGCACCGACGCCTACATCCAGAATGAAAAAACCGAGAACCCGGATCGGGTCGGTGAATTGCGTAACGGCATCACTCTGGAAACCCTGACCGCCAACACCCAGGCCACTTATTTTGCCGATCGGCACATTATTACCGCCGGGGCGCAATACAAGGATGAGGACCTCACCGACTACGCCACCAACCGTCTGCCCACCAGCAGTACCACCGAGATCAGCCGCTGGCAGTACGCGGTGTTTCTCGAGGACGAATGGCGTCTGACCAATGATCTGTCGCTGACCGGCGGACTGCGCTTCAACCAGGACGAAAATTTCGGCGATCACGTGTCACCACGGCTGTACGCGGTGTACCACCTGAATCCGGCATTGACCTTGAAAGGCGGTGTCTCCACCGGTTACCGGCAGCCTTCCCTGCGCGAAGCGGCGGATGACTGGGGCAGCATCACCGGCGGCGGCGGCTACCCGGCCGGCCATCCGCGCGCCATCATCAAGGGCAACCCGGACCTGGATCCGGAAACCAGCATCAACTATGAGATGGGTCTGGCGCTGGATCTGCCGTCCGGTTTCGCCACCAGCGTGATGCTGTTCCAGACCGACTTCAAGGACAAGATCACCGAATACCGCGAGTGCGATAACGGCGGCGACCGTAACGATCCCAGCACCTGGAGTTGCGATTACGAAGGCCAGACCTATATGTTCGTCAGCGACCGCATCAACGTGGACGAAGCACAAATGCAGGGCGTGGAAGCAACGCTGGCCTGGCACCTGACGGCCACCGTGCTGCTGAACGCCAGCTACACCTTCACCGATTCCGAGCAGAAAACCGGCGAATTCAAAGGTGAGCCGCTGAATAAAATTCCGCGCCATATGATCAACGCCGGTGTCGACTGGCAAACCACCGATCGCCTGCAAAGCTGGGTACGGGTCAATCACCGCAGCCGCACTTCGGACTATCAGTCCCGCACCAGCATGGCTGACGGCACTCCCGGGTATTCCATGGTCGATCTGGGCCTGAACTACCGGGCCAGCGAACACCTCACACTGAAAGCCGGCGTTTACAACGTGGGGGATCGCCGCGTCACCGACGCCGATTATGAAATGGTATTGGACGGCCGCCGCTACACCGCCGGCCTGGTGGTGGATTTCTGA
- a CDS encoding alpha/beta hydrolase, whose amino-acid sequence MVADQQRRRFLQAALAGACVATLPGAVLARPDMTRTMGTTLADTGLAGYRFESRTFAGAEGRRRHRVWLAIPEGTPPPAGFPALYLLDGNAVLSRLRPEWLTTLGTDTPPVLVMIGYDTALLFDGDARHYDYTPASAGKTPAPDPRHPQRQGGGGAAFLQRIESGITPWVMDTAPVNPDRKALWGHSFGGLFTLFALCTRPDAFRTYLPVSPSLGWADNVLRHYLKGLASRPPQHTRQVWLCRGSEEVRATPDMTPEQVTRRKTRATRHFIRFAADLNRIPRTQVRHRVYPGQGHGPMFSTALPEALRLAAGLAPDQDWSSTG is encoded by the coding sequence ATGGTTGCCGACCAGCAACGACGGCGTTTTCTGCAAGCGGCTCTGGCCGGAGCCTGCGTCGCTACCCTGCCCGGCGCCGTGCTGGCGCGCCCGGATATGACGCGCACCATGGGCACCACGCTGGCGGATACCGGCCTTGCCGGCTATCGCTTCGAAAGCCGCACCTTCGCCGGAGCCGAAGGCCGGCGTCGGCACCGGGTGTGGCTGGCGATCCCCGAAGGCACGCCGCCGCCAGCCGGCTTCCCGGCGCTGTATCTGCTTGATGGTAATGCGGTGCTGAGCCGGCTGCGACCCGAGTGGCTGACAACGCTTGGCACAGACACGCCACCGGTACTGGTGATGATCGGTTACGACACCGCTCTGCTGTTCGATGGCGATGCCCGTCACTACGACTACACGCCGGCGTCCGCAGGGAAAACGCCCGCACCGGACCCGCGCCACCCGCAACGGCAGGGCGGTGGTGGCGCCGCTTTCCTACAGCGGATCGAATCCGGGATCACCCCCTGGGTAATGGACACCGCGCCGGTAAACCCCGACCGCAAAGCGTTGTGGGGCCACTCCTTTGGCGGCCTGTTCACACTGTTCGCGCTGTGCACCCGGCCTGATGCCTTCCGCACTTATCTGCCGGTGAGTCCTTCATTGGGATGGGCGGATAACGTGTTGCGACATTATCTGAAGGGGCTGGCCTCGCGACCGCCACAACACACCCGGCAAGTATGGTTGTGCCGTGGCAGCGAGGAGGTGCGCGCGACGCCGGACATGACTCCGGAACAGGTGACGCGGCGGAAGACCCGAGCCACCAGGCACTTCATCCGCTTCGCCGCCGACCTGAACCGGATTCCACGAACACAGGTGCGCCATCGTGTCTATCCGGGCCAGGGTCACGGCCCCATGTTCAGCACCGCCCTGCCGGAGGCGCTGCGTCTGGCCGCCGGGCTGGCGCCGGATCAGGATTGGTCCTCAACCGGATGA
- a CDS encoding molybdenum cofactor biosynthesis protein MoaE, which translates to MTDSSNRTHLTEQPIAIDELLALDHYPECGGLALFAGTVRDHHQGLPVESLRYTAYAPLAEKRIAEIERQTRERFGLSYCRVAHRLGALRIGDVAIVCVARAAHRAEAFEACRYLVDEVKHQAPIWKEEFYTDGSSAYVQGCCIRPDSQPGDHSDSHPVEDQS; encoded by the coding sequence ATGACGGATTCGAGTAACAGGACGCATTTGACCGAACAGCCGATTGCCATCGATGAACTGCTGGCGCTGGATCACTATCCCGAATGCGGCGGTCTGGCCCTGTTCGCCGGCACCGTGCGTGACCACCACCAGGGCTTGCCGGTGGAGAGCCTGCGCTATACCGCCTACGCGCCGTTGGCGGAGAAGCGCATCGCCGAAATTGAACGACAGACCCGTGAGCGCTTCGGCCTGAGCTATTGCCGGGTGGCGCACCGTCTGGGCGCGCTGCGCATCGGTGACGTGGCGATCGTGTGCGTGGCGCGGGCCGCGCACCGGGCGGAGGCGTTCGAGGCCTGCCGTTACCTGGTGGATGAAGTGAAGCATCAGGCACCGATCTGGAAGGAAGAATTTTATACCGACGGCAGCAGCGCCTATGTGCAGGGCTGCTGCATTCGCCCGGACTCGCAGCCGGGCGATCACTCTGATTCTCATCCGGTTGAGGACCAATCCTGA
- a CDS encoding MoaD/ThiS family protein, translating to MNLSFELYGELIALAGGERITLATATAPATVAEALVLLADQCPALQPRLDQCAAVRDTDILLRSDPLPETGHLVLLPPVAGG from the coding sequence ATGAATCTGTCCTTTGAACTTTACGGTGAACTGATTGCGCTGGCGGGTGGCGAGCGCATCACCCTCGCCACCGCAACGGCGCCGGCCACGGTGGCCGAGGCGCTGGTGTTGCTGGCGGATCAGTGTCCGGCCCTGCAACCGCGCCTGGACCAGTGTGCCGCGGTGCGCGATACCGACATTCTGTTGCGTTCGGATCCACTGCCGGAAACCGGCCATCTGGTGCTGTTGCCGCCGGTGGCGGGAGGTTGA
- the moaA gene encoding GTP 3',8-cyclase MoaA produces MGAAFLPVKEQALSDRFGRVKRKLRLSLTDRCNFRCRYCMPEHPQWLPGRELMDREELLRLATLFVDNGIEELRLTGGEPLLRKDVVACVAALSRLREHGLKRLSMTTNGTRLPALLDDLIEAGLDDLNISLDAVDEGRFQALTRRPLAPVLAGIEKARDSGLPVKLNAVLIQGYNDDQILPLTHWAKARDLPLRFIEYMPLDEPGRWREEQVVSEARILDTLAARYRIEARPRGAAPATEYRLDESYTLGVISTVTRPFCADCDRLRLTANGHLYTCLFARQGHDLLTPLRTGESEAQLRCRIEQRVWHKDAGYAATPGPVDRPITMHGMGG; encoded by the coding sequence ATGGGGGCCGCATTTTTACCAGTAAAGGAACAAGCCCTCAGTGACCGTTTTGGCCGGGTCAAACGCAAGCTGCGCTTGTCGCTGACCGACCGCTGCAACTTCCGTTGCCGGTATTGCATGCCGGAACACCCGCAATGGCTGCCCGGGCGAGAGCTGATGGACCGGGAGGAGCTGTTGCGGCTGGCGACCCTGTTCGTGGACAACGGTATTGAAGAGTTGCGTCTGACTGGCGGCGAGCCGCTGCTGCGCAAGGACGTGGTGGCGTGCGTGGCGGCGCTGTCCCGGTTGCGTGAGCACGGGCTGAAGCGGCTGTCGATGACCACCAATGGCACCCGCTTGCCGGCATTGCTCGACGACCTGATCGAGGCCGGCCTGGACGATCTGAACATTAGCCTGGACGCGGTGGACGAGGGCCGCTTTCAGGCGCTCACTCGCCGCCCGCTGGCGCCGGTGCTGGCGGGGATCGAAAAAGCCCGCGACAGCGGCCTTCCGGTCAAGCTGAACGCGGTGTTGATACAGGGGTACAACGACGACCAGATCCTGCCGCTGACCCACTGGGCGAAGGCCCGTGATCTGCCGTTGCGCTTCATCGAATACATGCCGCTGGACGAACCGGGCCGTTGGCGTGAGGAGCAGGTGGTGTCCGAGGCACGCATTCTCGACACTCTGGCGGCGCGCTATCGCATCGAGGCGCGGCCACGCGGCGCCGCGCCGGCCACCGAATACCGGCTCGACGAGAGCTATACGCTGGGCGTGATCTCCACCGTGACACGGCCCTTTTGCGCCGACTGCGACCGGCTGCGGCTGACCGCCAACGGGCATCTTTACACCTGTCTGTTCGCCCGCCAGGGGCACGACCTGCTGACGCCGCTGCGCACCGGGGAAAGCGAAGCCCAGCTGCGGTGTCGCATCGAACAAAGAGTCTGGCACAAGGACGCCGGTTACGCGGCCACGCCTGGCCCGGTGGACCGACCAATCACCATGCACGGGATGGGAGGCTGA